A genomic segment from Malus domestica chromosome 05, GDT2T_hap1 encodes:
- the LOC103419611 gene encoding uncharacterized protein isoform X2 — MARNSVSGLWMRQTLLGSGNGIGNGSFQTQGLGRLDNPKFFPNCIQTLKALNWISTAPPLSPSIHIISTPKSPVFLDSLHFLQHRRRLSSAPAPAQAQFQSPSPFPAPREIKFPSPAAMVILREEDEYRRAIRKVKGFLFGSPTTRKMREQFPHVTVYKFVSDIQNWHPLAGLMGVSSLPTFHFYQNGKKVDEIFPSPYLNRRSDESEIPSLVLDTCEKLYRYVIQVEKPHPMGSSGKGKGKRKSTYQQLVVQAKTDANENDKVVALGGGRAGDASTSSEQRWPC, encoded by the exons ATGGCGAGGAATAGTGTCAGTGGCCTTTGGATGCGACAGACTTTGCTTGGAAGTGGAAACGGCATAGGCAATGGCTCCTTCCAAACCCAAGGTCTCGGTCGTCTTGACAATCCCAAGTTTTTTCCAAATTGTATCCAAACCCTAAAAGCCCTAAATTGGATCTCAACCGCACCGCCTCTATCCCCCTCGATTCATATTATTTCCACTCCCAAATCACCCGTCTTTCTCGATTCCCTGCATTTTCTGCAACACCGACGACGGCTGTCCTCAGCCCCGGccccggcccaggcccagttCCAGTCCCCGTCCCCGTTTCCAGCTCCCCGAG AAATTAAATTTCCAAGTCCCGCGGCCATGGTCATCTTGCGGGAAGAGGACGAATATCGGAGAGCAATTCGAAAAGTTAAAG GCTTTCTTTTTGGATCTCCAACCACTCGAAAGATGAGGGAACAATTCCCACATGTAACAGTGTATAAGTTTGTGTCTGATATACAG AACTGGCACCCACTGGCAGGACTGATGGGTGTTAGCTCTCTG CCAACATTCCATTTCTATCAAAATGGGAAAAAGGTGGATGAGATTTTTCCCAGTCCCTATCTAAATAGGCGGTCAGATGAATCTGAGATTCCCAGCCTCGTGCTAGATACTTGTGAAAAACTCTACAG GTACGTCATCCAGGTTGAAAAACCTCACCCTATGGGCTCATCTGGGAAAGGGAAGGGCAAAAGGAAGAGTACTTATCAACAACTTGTCGTGCAAGCTAAGACTGATGCaaacgaaaatgacaaagtAGTTGCTTTAGGAGGGGGGAGAGCGGGTGATGCATCGACATCATCAGAACAGAGATGGCCGTGTTGA
- the LOC103434499 gene encoding uncharacterized protein: MLGTASSCLSSTVEERSINGFTAHQIGQLHCLIHEHVQLLIQVFSLCALDYSRQHIASQVQKLISEMLQKRDEVLTWKNVPYPTVCFFQSVPTEFPNSYRTQSTLASSLTFDARKECSSTNQMAVSSNTSPSNGRCECVPNGQVGISQNVGGSFWVPSISGPVLSVLDVAPLSLVGRYMDEVNTAVQKNRRCYVETSSDTRLEKEPLFPFPNFPLGSQATCEFVSETGSSSSNVASSSSSQRPPKKSLAATIVESTKKQSLALVPKDISNLAQRFFPLFNPALFPYKPPTGAVANRILSTDAEDELLALGMMEYVRQKNRCSSKAPENPIKAVRRMKNSPLTAEEIAYIQEGLKAYKYDWLSIWKVIVPHRDPSLLPRQWRIAIGTQKSYKVDESKKEKRRLYESKRRKDKNADLSSWQNSSKKEDCQAEKSGGENSADGLTDNNAGETYVHEAFLADWRPGISCVERNPNSGTLSRRAINEWVDVFGRNEALQTQTASQCPHGQSQTTGVRHFASNTTQANHSVSQLYYRPYRARRTNGTQLVKLAPELPPVNLPPSVRVVSQSAFRGPLHGASSTVSASGGGSGAAATHNPFSQLSKVGRFGTSDAITATQNKSSSVKDTVSTLHPEDSRIMKDKCIEEGRDVDSDLQIHPLLFQAPEDGRLSYFPLNCSNSNSSPFSFLSANQPQLHLSLFHNPQQGNHVDGFDKSLKAPNSTSRASVIDFHPLMQRTDYVSSATVRTCSTVPLSAGSGGNRSQDQYPSDTGRTHLSVNADPQAMGTNERANELDLEIHLSSTSKKEKASKRRDVTVDNSVKSRITEPEKTTQCPNSSLLRQAESSSASGSELVVPSNNISRYSVDDTGDQSQPAIQMEQEELIDSDEENEENVEFECEEMTDSEGEGGSACEEIAEMQNKDVPSFAMKRPATADLDGKECEPKPTYRPQDNIHRIPYLDDASNSSWVSLDSCAPDHPSHIMSKYDEGTMDSSFAANDSQSSWPVRSCKKAKLSTRGGATQKQAVDMTHQLSLGPPSNPTVSKPRKRVSGSSTCLNIGLTVENSGSDG, encoded by the exons ATGCTCGGAACAGCTTCAAGCTGTTTGTCTTCCACAGTAGAAGAGCGTTCTATAAATGGTTTCACTGCCCACCAGATAGGCCAGTTGCACTGCTTGATCCATGAACATGTGCAGCTACTTATTCAAGTATTTTCTCTGTGTGCCCTTGATTACTCTCGGCAACATATTGCCTCCCAGGTTCAGAAATTGATCTCTGAGATGCTCCAGAAGCGCGACGAAGTACTGACATGGAAAAATGTACCTTATCCTACTGTTTGCTTTTTCCAATCAGTACCAACTGAATTCCCTAATTCCTATAGGACACAAAGCACCTTGGCATCATCCCTCACATTCGATGCACGTAAAGAGTGTTCTTCAACTAATCAGATGGCAGTTTCCTCAAATACTTCTCCTTCCAATGGTAGATGTGAATGTGTTCCTAATGGGCAGGTGGGCATTTCCCAGAATGTTGGGGGTTCTTTCTGGGTGCCTTCTATAAGTGGTCCTGTGCTATCTGTCTTGGATGTAGCTCCACTTAGTTTAGTTGGCCGTTACATGGATGAAGTCAATACAG CTGTTCAGAAAAATCGACGGTGTTACGTGGAAACTAGTTCCGATACTCGCCTTGAAAAAGAGCCTTTGTTTCCCTTTCCAAACTTTCCATTAGGTTCTCAGGCCACTTGCgaatttgtaagtgaaactgGTTCCTCATCTTCCAATGTGGCTTCATCTTCATCTAGTCAACGACCACCCAAAAAGTCACTGGCTGCTACCATTGTTGAAAGTACCAAGAAGCAATCACTTGCTCTAGTTCCAAAGGACATATCAAACTTAGCCCAGAGGTTTTTTCCTTTGTTCAATCCAGCATTATTTCCCTATAAACCACCCACAGGAGCAGTTGCAAACCGGATTCTTTCCACTGATGCAGAAGACGA ATTATTGGCATTGGGGATGATGGAGTATGTTAGGCAGAAAAATCGCTGCTCATCAAAAGCACCAGAAAATCCCATAAAG GCAGTGCGGAGGATGAAAAACTCACCTTTGACTGCAGAGGAGATAGCATATATTCAGGAG GGACTTAAGGCTTATAAATATGATTGGTTGTCCATATGGAAAGTCATTGTCCCACATAGAGATCCATCCTTGTTGCCTCGGCAGTGGCGTATTGCTATTGGGACTCAGAAGTCATATAAGGTTGATGAATCGAAAAAGGAGAAGCGGCGATTATATGAATCAAAAAGAAGGAAGGACAAAAATGCAGATTTGTCAAGTTGGCAAAATTCATCCAAGAAAGAG GACTGTCAAGCTGAAAAGTCTGGTGGAGAGAACAGTGCAGATGGTTTGACCGACAATAATGCAGGTGAAACTTATGTTCATGAGGCCTTTTTAGCAGATTGGAGACCAGGTATTTCCTGTGTAGAAAGAAACCCTAATAGTGGTACCCTATCCCGACGTGCTATCAATGAATGGGTAGATGTTTTTGGGCGTAATGAAGCTCTTCAAACCCAGACCGCGTCACAGTGTCCGCATGGTCAATCTCAAACAACTGGTGTTAGACATTTTGCATCCAATACCACACAAGCGAATCATTCTGTTTCTCAACTCTATTATCGGCCGTATCGAGCTCGTAGAACTAATGGCACACAACTAGTTAAGCTAGCACCGGAATTGCCTCCTGTGAATCTTCCACCATCTGTTCGTGTAGTCTCACAATCTGCCTTCAGAGGCCCTTTACATGGGGCATCTTCCACAGTTTCTGCTTCTGGAGGTGGTAGTGGTGCTGCTGCAACACACAATCCATTTTCTCAactttctaaagttggaaggtTCGGGACCTCTGATGCCATAACAGCTACACAGAATAAAAGTAGTTCTGTGAAAGACACTGTTTCGACGTTGCATCCAGAAGATTCTAGAATCATGAAGGATAAATGTATAGAGGAAGGAAGAGATGTTGATTCTGATCTTCAGATACATCCTCTGCTGTTCCAGGCCCCGGAAGATGGACGTCTGTCCTATTTCCCGTTGAACTGCAGCAACAGCAATTCTAGTCCTTTCAGTTTTCTTTCAGCAAATCAGCCTCAGCTACATTTAAGCCTTTTTCATAATCCTCAACAAGGAAACCATGTTGATGGTTTTGACAAATCACTGAAGGCACCCAACTCAACATCTCGTGCCAGTGTCATTGATTTCCATCCACTGATGCAAAGAACTGATTATGTAAGTAGTGCCACAGTAAGAACATGCTCAACTGTACCCCTTTCTGCTGGTTCAGGGGGAAACCGTTCTCAAGACCAATATCCTTCTGATACTGGTCGGACTCATTTGTCGGTCAATGCTGATCCACAGGCTATGGGCACTAATGAGAGAGCTAATGAACTGGACTTGGAGATCCACCTAAGTTCTACATCTAAAAAGGAAAAAGCTTCAAAAAGGAGAGATGTCACCGTTGATAATTCAGTTAAATCAAGAATAACGGAGCCAGAAAAGACAACTCAATGTCCTAATAGTTCATTGCTTCGGCAGGCTGAAAGTTCTTCAGCAAGTGGTAGCGAGCTTGTTGTACCAAGTAATAATATTAGCAGGTACAGTGTAGATGATACAGGTGACCAGTCCCAACCTGCTATTCAGATGGAACAGGAAGAGTTGATCGACTctgatgaagaaaatgaagaaaatgttGAGTTTGAGTGTGAGGAGATGACTGATTCTGAAGGAGAGGGGGGTTCGGCGTGTGAAGAAATTGCCGAGATGCAGAATAAG GATGTTCCATCGTTTGCAATGAAAAGACCTGCAACAGCAGATCTTGATGGCAAGGAGTGTGAGCCAAAACCCACTTATCGTCCTCAGGACAATATTCACAGAATTCCTTACTTGGACGATGCCAGTAATTCTTCATGGGTAAGTTTGGATTCATGCGCGCCAGATCACCCTTCGCACATTATGTCCAAGTATGATGAAGGTACAATGGACAGCAGTTTTGCTGCCAATGACTCGCAGTCGTCTTGGCCTGTTCGCTCTTGTAAGAAGGCAAAACTGAGCACAAGGGGAGGTGCAACGCAGAAACAAGCGGTGGACATGACGCACCAACTGAGCCTGGGTCCTCCATCAAATCCGACGGTGAGCAAACCCAGGAAGCGTGTATCGGGATCGAGTACATGTTTGAACATAGGATTGACTGTAGAAAACTCCGGCAGTGATGGCTAA
- the LOC103419611 gene encoding uncharacterized protein isoform X1, whose product MARNSVSGLWMRQTLLGSGNGIGNGSFQTQGLGRLDNPKFFPNCIQTLKALNWISTAPPLSPSIHIISTPKSPVFLDSLHFLQHRRRLSSAPAPAQAQFQSPSPFPAPREIKFPSPAAMVILREEDEYRRAIRKVKDEQLPAVFYFVRHDAQSCFLFGSPTTRKMREQFPHVTVYKFVSDIQNWHPLAGLMGVSSLPTFHFYQNGKKVDEIFPSPYLNRRSDESEIPSLVLDTCEKLYRYVIQVEKPHPMGSSGKGKGKRKSTYQQLVVQAKTDANENDKVVALGGGRAGDASTSSEQRWPC is encoded by the exons ATGGCGAGGAATAGTGTCAGTGGCCTTTGGATGCGACAGACTTTGCTTGGAAGTGGAAACGGCATAGGCAATGGCTCCTTCCAAACCCAAGGTCTCGGTCGTCTTGACAATCCCAAGTTTTTTCCAAATTGTATCCAAACCCTAAAAGCCCTAAATTGGATCTCAACCGCACCGCCTCTATCCCCCTCGATTCATATTATTTCCACTCCCAAATCACCCGTCTTTCTCGATTCCCTGCATTTTCTGCAACACCGACGACGGCTGTCCTCAGCCCCGGccccggcccaggcccagttCCAGTCCCCGTCCCCGTTTCCAGCTCCCCGAG AAATTAAATTTCCAAGTCCCGCGGCCATGGTCATCTTGCGGGAAGAGGACGAATATCGGAGAGCAATTCGAAAAGTTAAAG aTGAACAACTGCCAGCAGTTTTCTACTTTGTTAGGCACGATGCTCAAAGTT GCTTTCTTTTTGGATCTCCAACCACTCGAAAGATGAGGGAACAATTCCCACATGTAACAGTGTATAAGTTTGTGTCTGATATACAG AACTGGCACCCACTGGCAGGACTGATGGGTGTTAGCTCTCTG CCAACATTCCATTTCTATCAAAATGGGAAAAAGGTGGATGAGATTTTTCCCAGTCCCTATCTAAATAGGCGGTCAGATGAATCTGAGATTCCCAGCCTCGTGCTAGATACTTGTGAAAAACTCTACAG GTACGTCATCCAGGTTGAAAAACCTCACCCTATGGGCTCATCTGGGAAAGGGAAGGGCAAAAGGAAGAGTACTTATCAACAACTTGTCGTGCAAGCTAAGACTGATGCaaacgaaaatgacaaagtAGTTGCTTTAGGAGGGGGGAGAGCGGGTGATGCATCGACATCATCAGAACAGAGATGGCCGTGTTGA
- the LOC103427809 gene encoding uncharacterized protein — MSSSPGEKPSPATDSLSKRHESVLRLEEDEGEDEDEEEDIDFNPFLKGTLSPEASSSLSSDVEGLDGGVVDSSRTTIEPARINSLRVACEVQKCSVGDSEHGEEETLMQTNVSPDGTSANEFEKTVSGNANSEAVQEEDHVSSSETDVNVAIVGELTNTEDIPKPTMDLDDEDEDAICKRTRARYSLASFTLDELENFLQETDDEDDLQNVDDEEEYRKFLTAVLQGEGDDQSTKENENADDEDEDNDADFEIELEELLESDGDENSRDNKSIDENGGAGRRPKTRQNECQKAPAQCKKKNLGQTKWPLRPLLPVMPKGTTVLFL; from the coding sequence ATGTCTTCATCTCCTGGTGAAAAGCCTTCTCCTGCTACCGATAGCTTGAGTAAGCGGCATGAGAGTGTATTGAGACTTGAGGAGGATGAGGGTGAAGAtgaggatgaagaagaagatattgATTTCAATCCTTTTTTAAAAGGAACTCTTTCGCCCGAAGCTTCTTCAAGCCTGAGCTCTGATGTAGAAGGTTTAGACGGTGGAGTTGTTGACAGCAGCAGAACCACTATTGAACCTGCCAGGATTAATTCTTTGAGAGTGGCTTGTGAGGTGCAAAAGTGTTCTGTTGGGGATTCTGAGCATGGGGAGGAAGAAACCTTGATGCAAACTAATGTTTCTCCTGACGGCACATCTGCAAATGAGTTTGAAAAAACAGTTTCCGGAAATGCTAACAGTGAAGCTGTTCAAGAAGAGGATCATGTCTCAAGCAGTGAAACTGATGTTAATGTTGCTATAGTAGGAGAGTTGACTAACACAGAAGACATTCCAAAGCCCACTATGGATTTAgatgatgaggatgaggatgctATTTGTAAACGCACCAGGGCCCGCTACTCATTAGCAAGTTTCACACTTGATGAACTCGAGAATTTTCTTCAAGAAACAGATGATGAGGACGACCTCCAAAATGTTGATGACGAAGAAGAATACAGGAAATTCCTCACTGCTGTTTTACAGGGTGAAGGTGATGACCAGTCaactaaagaaaatgaaaatgctgatgatgaagatgaggatAATGATGCAGACTTTGAGATAGAACTTGAAGAGTTACTTGAGAGTGACGGGGATGAAAATTCTAGGGACAACAAAAGTATAGATGAGAATGGGGGAGCTGGAAGACGACCAAAGACTAGGCAGAATGAGTGTCAAAAAGCACCTGCCCAATGCAAGAAGAAGAATTTAGGACAGACAAAATGGCCGTTGCGCCCCCTTCTACCAGTTATGCCAAAAGGGACCACTGTCTTGTTTCTCTAA